The Syngnathoides biaculeatus isolate LvHL_M chromosome 6, ASM1980259v1, whole genome shotgun sequence genome has a window encoding:
- the synm gene encoding synemin isoform X2, whose protein sequence is MEEVQEYAHGMSEGWMRTFDMYQQKVEEMERAIQEDQVMLGDLQREKMMHISELDKLRTDAEKQGQLQMRLEEQLLHMQEKFSRDVDEYQVIINQLEQERNAMAEGIAQKVKDHQHLLRVKMDLGMELAAYRALLEGERVGLQDGHRRMNEHQRERFIDIKRLSQPYTPRTATATRQRMDVRFTPSVSNVRRSPTVRPGSNSPSRVVPISLVSRAQRQSPASRRDMVSFTKAQATTSTIVPKNEEEIQSERHTPRSAQKFEKIEDVSKEENRSGSIKSSAETSSDRFPSPPRRSHNTRQEIETSMKEDVPDIGKQRESESKDEGKSKPMTVSSEREALNSVSVEEIIEKVIKPAGLEAKVCSSGESKITYHVEKTEQGDGSMKTQIVLQSKVEEEVDISEDSALDQLLSQGVKKVSLEDIDDTETGSMIRNLLSGLQGEGSLQNRSVNVEIIEEPVESYDEDVNEKSRSCLNEPSTYFQIEEMEEDQAGQVEKYSDDAMKMSQCGSFQVQEESESLYFTHDQEPVDYFVSTPDDNLSEPEEGCGITSYGHYGRVDDLSDERYYQDDRLPETGTVLEENEYRFMSDRAFLKESIPECIIEEEIRVSPIVQESMLELLREDSLEPKEQLRGALEKLQDSVSGPLREELAFLTKVSSESPQNVAVDIKKVQQSSDSGTTTIVAELNVSQTLEDSGLLDDDDLSEEQIMAALRSSNLGSALEGRAGEGYSFTISKEQRVLLGEDLDFAREGESSSLVTERHIELGPSERSLVIQMEAHGTHTDTSSDQE, encoded by the exons ATGGAGGAGGTGCAGGAATACGCCCACGGGATGTCTGAGGGCTGGATGCGAACCTTCGACATGTACCAGCAGAAGGTGGAGGAGATGGAGCGGGCCATCCAGGAGGACCAGGTCATGCTAGGCGACCTGCAGAGGGAGAAGATGATGCACATTTCCGAGTTGGACAAATTACGCACGGATGCAGAGAAACAAGGGCAGCTCCAAATGCGTCTGGAGGAGCAACTCCTTCACATGCAGGAGAAATTCAGTCGGGATGTGGATGAATACCAG GTTATCATCAACCAGCTGGAACAAGAGAGGAACGCCATGGCCGAGGGCATCGCGCAGAAGGTGAAGGACCATCAGCATCTGCTGCGGGTCAAGATGGACCTCGGCATGGAGCTGGCGGCCTATAG AGCGCTCTTGGAGGGCGAGAGAGTTGGGCTTCAAGATGGTCACAGAAGGATGAATGAACACCAGAGGGAACGGTTCATAG ATATCAAGAGGCTCAGTCAACCCTACACTCCGAGAACTGCCACCGCAACCAGACAGCGTATGGATGTCAGGTTCACACCCTCAGTCTCTAACGTGAGAAGATCTCCCACAGTTCGTCCAGGATCTAATAGTCCCTCCAGGGTTGTTCCAATTTCACTTGTAAGCAGGGCTCAGCGTCAGAGTCCAGCCTCCAGAAGGGACATGGTCTCATTCACGAAAGCCCAGGCCACCACTTCAACCATTGTTCCCAAGAATGAAGAAGAAATCCAGAGTGAGCGACACACCCCGAGGTCAGCACAGAAATTTGAGAAAATCGAAGATGTCTCTAAGGAAGAGAACCGATCTGGTTCCATCAAGTCCTCTGCCGAGACCTCATCAGATAGATTCCCGTCACCACCAAGGAGGAGCCACAACACAAGACAAGAGATAGAGACCAGCATGAAAGAAGATGTCCCAGATATAGGAAAACAACGTGAAAGTGAGTCTAAAGATGAAGGAAAAAGCAAGCCCATGACTGTGTCAAGTGAGAGAGAGGCTTTAAATAGTGTGTCTGTTGAGGAGATCATTGAGAAGGTGATAAAACCGGCTGGTTTGGAAGCCAAGGTTTGCTCCTCTGGAGAATCAAAGATTACGTATCACGTAGAGAAAACTGAACAGGGAGACGGCTCAATGAAAACTCAAATTGTGTTGCAGTctaaggtggaggaggaagtggaTATTTCAGAAGACTCCGCCCTGGATCAGTTGCTGAGCCAAGGGGTGAAGAAGGTATCCCTGGAGGACATTGATGATACAGAGACAGGAAGCATGATCAGGAACCTTCTTAGTGGCCTGCAGGGTGAAGGGAGTCTGCAGAATAGGTCTGTCAATGTGGAGATTATTGAGGAGCCGGTGGAGTCTTACGATGAAGACGTTAATGAGAAGTCCAGATCTTGTTTAAATGAGCCCTCCACATATTTCCAAATTGAGGAGATGGAAGAAGACCAAGCTGGCCAAGTTGAAAAGTACAGTGATGACGCCATGAAAATGTCCCAATGTGGATCTTTTCAGGTTCAGGAGGAGAGTGAGTCTTTATATTTTACCCATGACCAAGAGCCCGTTGATTATTTTGTCTCCACACCAGATGATAATCTCTCAGAACCTGAGGAGGGTTGCGGCATAACCTCATACGGTCATTAtgggagggtggacgacttgtCTGATGAGAGGTATTATCAAGATGACAGACTCCCAGAAACCGGAACCGTCCTTGAGGAAAATGAATACAGGTTTATGTCAGATCGGGCCTTTCTTAAAGAGAGCATTCCTGAGTGCATCATTGAAGAGGAGATCCGTGTTTCCCCCATAGTGCAGGAGTCGATGCTCGAGTTACTGCGAGAGGACTCATTGGAGCCCAAAGAGCAGCTGAGAGGAGCTTTGGAAAAATTACAAGACTCTGTATCAGGCCCACTGCGGGAGGAGTTGGCTTTCCTCACTAAAGTAAGCAGTGAAAGTCCGCAAAACGTGGCGGTCGACATAAAGAAAGTGCAGCAGTCAAGTGACAGCGGAACCACCACCATTGTTGCGGAGCTGAACGTCTCTCAAACACTGGAGGACTCTGGGTTGCTGGACGACGACGACTTATCGGAGGAGCAGATCATGGCTGCGCTGAGGTCTTCCAACTTGGGGAGTGCCTTGGAGGGAAGAGCCGGAGAAGGATACAGCTTCACGATCTCCAAAGAACAGCGTGTCTTGCTCGGTGAGGACTTGGACTTTGCGAGGGAAGGCGAGTCTTCGTCCCTTGTCACCGAGAGGCATATCGAACTGGGGCCGTCTGAGAGGTCGCTTGTGATTCAGATGGAGGCACACGGCACCCATACTGACACCAGCTCAGATCAGGAGTGA